A segment of the Frankineae bacterium MT45 genome:
CTGAACGGTCAGAATCGCGAAGAGCAGCACGTCCGATTCGTCCGGCGCGCCGACCGTCGCCAGCAGCGATTCGTCGAGTTTCGGCGCGTACTGCGGGAAGAAGAGAGCCGGCGGCGTGAGGATGAACCGCAGTTCCGGCGAGGCGGCGGCCCGCAGCGAGAAGAAGGCACCCGCCTCGTCGATCGTGCTCAGCGTGTAGATGTGCTCGTTCGGGAAGCCGGCGATCGGCTCCGCGAACTCGACCAGGGTCAGCCCGTTCGACGCGCCGGTGAACCCGGAGGTGTCGCCGTCGCTGATCTCGTGACTCATCGCCGCGCTCAACGGAGGAAGTCCAGGAGGGAACGCTGCGAGATCGTCGCTGTTGTCTGCAACGCCGCTTGATAGGCGGTGTTCGCTGACGTCACGTCGATCACCGACTGCGCGAAGTCGATCTCCGAGACATTGGAGAGGTTGACCTTGAGCTGAGTGGCGGCCGTGTCAGCGCCGGTGAGCGCGGTCTGCACCTGGTTGTAGGTGGCACCCTCCGCGGCCTGGCTGGAGACGACGTTGTTGAGCTGGTTCGTCAGCGTGGTCAGCTGCGTGCCGAGAGTCGACGGGTTCGTTCTGAGCGCCGTCGAGATGGCCGAGAGCGTGTCGAAGATGTTGCTGCCGTTGGCTCCGAAGACCGCGGTGCCGGTCTGGTTGATGGTCACCGTGTTGCCCGGGCCGACCGTACGCACGACCGAACCGTTGTCACCCTGGTAGGCGCCGGTGCTGTCGAAGGCCACCGTGCCGGAGGCCGTCCCACCGAAGATGGTCGCGCCGTTGTAGGTGGTATTGGCCACGGAGAGGATGCCGCTGCGCAGCGAGTCGACCTGCTGGGCGATGGCGGCGGCCGACGACGGGGTGCTGCCGCCGGTGCTCATGCCCTGCAGCACCAGGTCGTGCGCCTTCTGCAGCTGGGTCACGATGCTGGAGTACGCCGAGTCGGCAGTGCTCAGGTAGGCGATCGCGTCGTTGCCGTTCGAGGTGTACTGCGTGTTCCGCGAGATCTGGCCCTGCAGCGACAGCGCGGTGATGGCGCCACCCGGGTTGTCCGACGGCTTGGAGATCTGCTGCCCGGAGGCGAGCTTCGCCTGCTGGTCGGCCAGCCGCTGAGCGGCCGCCTGCACCCGCTGGATCGAGGCGTACTGCGTGGAACCTGCAGTAATGCGTAGCGCGGTCATAACCCGACCTTTCCAGTCCGGTTGATCAGAGTGTCGAGCATGTCGTCGACTGTGGTGAGTACTCGCGACGCCGCCTGGTAGGAGCGCTGGTACATGAGGAGGTTGGTGACCTCTTCGTCGTAGTTGACACCCGAGTTGGACTGGCGGGTGGCGTCGATGTTGCTCGTCACCGAGTCCTGGATCGTCTGCTGCTGGGCGGCGAGGGCCGACATGGACCCGACGTCACCGACCAGGTTGACGTAGGTGGTGCTGGCGCTGCCCGGCGCCGTGGCCAGGTTGGCGATCAGGGTGGCCTGGGTGCCGTCGTTGTTGCCGCTCGCGCTGGCTGAGCCGGAGGCGGCGAGGTCCGACGGGTTGGTGATGGCCACGCTGATGGTGGCGGCCGTGGTGCCCGAGAAGAAGGCGCCACCCGGGAGCCCGTTGGCGTCGTAGCCGGCCTGGTGCGCGGCGTTGACCGTGCTGGCCAGTGTCGCGGCGACGTTGTCGAGCTTCGCCTGGTAGGCCGGGACCGTGACCGTGATGCCGGTGACCAGGGCGCCGGCGGCACCGGTGGTCATGGTGGCGACGGTGCCGTTGACCGTGACCTGCGAGGTCGGGTCGATGGCCAGCGTGCTCACCGTGTTGCCGGTGACCAGGGCCTGGCCGCCGACGGTGACGTCCGCGGTGCCGTCGGAGTTGATGGTGGCGGTGCCGCCGACCGACTTGGCCAGATCGGCGAGGATCATGTCCCGCTGATCGGCCAGGGCGTTCGTGTTCTGCCCGGTGCTCGAGGCGACCTTGATCGCTGCGTTGAGCTGGCCGAGCTGCGTGGCCGAGTTCTGCGCTGCGGTGACGGTCGAGCTGAGCTGCGAGCTCAGCGTCGAGGCGGTGTCAGCCAGGTTCTGGCTCGCCGTGTTGAGTGACGTGGTGACCGCGGTGCCGGCCGAGAGCACAGCCTGGCGAAGTGCGGTGGAGGCGGTGCCGCTGGCGTTCGGCTGGTTGGCCAGGGCCGCCCAGGACTGGAAGTAGGTGTCGAGCTGCGAGGAGAGACCGGAGGTGGTCGGCTCCGGGAAGGCGGTCTCGATGGCCGACGCCGTTGAGGCGGCGGTCGCCAGGTAGCTCGACCGCGAGTTCTCCAGACGATCACGGGCATCGATGACCGGGTCGTTCAGCCGTGAGGTACCGCTGATCGCCACTCCCTGGTCACCCCTCTGCCGGGACACGTACATAGAAGGTACGTTGCTGACCGGTCCGACCGAGACCTGATCGGCCCGCTGGCGCGTGTAACCGGTGGTGTTGGCGTTGCTGATGTTCTGTCCGGTGACGTCGAGGCCGTAGCTGGCCGCGCCGAGTGCGTTGTTCGCCCGCACCAGGCTCCCGAAGCCGGTCATGCCTGCTCGTCCACGATCAGCGGGCCGCGGGCCCGGGTGACGGCTTCGCCGCGTGCGTCGTAAGTACCGGCCTCGGCGCGGAGGCTCATCAGAGTCTCACGCACGGAGCGGGCACCGGCGGCGAGCAGCTGGTGGTTCTCACTGGTGATGGCGCGTACTTCGGCGACCAGGCCGGCGAGCGCCGTGCGGTGCTCGGCCAGCAGGGTCTGCCAGGGCTCCGGCGAGCCGTCGATGATCGACGAGAGCGTCGGTGCCGACTGGAGCCCCAGCCCCTCGGCGAGGTGGTCGACCTCGGCGGCGCGCAGCACCTCGATGCCGCGCAGTTCGCCGAGGACCGTCTCGACCTCGCGGTTGGCGTGCGCCAACCAGCGGGTCGCCCCGTCGGTGAGGATGAGTCGCTCCTCGGTAAGTTTGAACAGAAGCAGATCCAGCAGTTCGCGTTCACGCCAGAGCATGCTGCTCACTGCTGAATAGGACTGCGCGTTATCGCTGCTAGTCATGAGATTC
Coding sequences within it:
- a CDS encoding flagellar hook-associated protein 1 FlgK; translated protein: MTGFGSLVRANNALGAASYGLDVTGQNISNANTTGYTRQRADQVSVGPVSNVPSMYVSRQRGDQGVAISGTSRLNDPVIDARDRLENSRSSYLATAASTASAIETAFPEPTTSGLSSQLDTYFQSWAALANQPNASGTASTALRQAVLSAGTAVTTSLNTASQNLADTASTLSSQLSSTVTAAQNSATQLGQLNAAIKVASSTGQNTNALADQRDMILADLAKSVGGTATINSDGTADVTVGGQALVTGNTVSTLAIDPTSQVTVNGTVATMTTGAAGALVTGITVTVPAYQAKLDNVAATLASTVNAAHQAGYDANGLPGGAFFSGTTAATISVAITNPSDLAASGSASASGNNDGTQATLIANLATAPGSASTTYVNLVGDVGSMSALAAQQQTIQDSVTSNIDATRQSNSGVNYDEEVTNLLMYQRSYQAASRVLTTVDDMLDTLINRTGKVGL
- a CDS encoding flagellar assembly factor FliW, whose product is MSHEISDGDTSGFTGASNGLTLVEFAEPIAGFPNEHIYTLSTIDEAGAFFSLRAAASPELRFILTPPALFFPQYAPKLDESLLATVGAPDESDVLLFAILTVQKSISDATANLRAPIALSRSTGRAVQVVLDDESLSFREAIDR
- a CDS encoding flagellar hook-associated protein 3 FlgL, with protein sequence MTALRITAGSTQYASIQRVQAAAQRLADQQAKLASGQQISKPSDNPGGAITALSLQGQISRNTQYTSNGNDAIAYLSTADSAYSSIVTQLQKAHDLVLQGMSTGGSTPSSAAAIAQQVDSLRSGILSVANTTYNGATIFGGTASGTVAFDSTGAYQGDNGSVVRTVGPGNTVTINQTGTAVFGANGSNIFDTLSAISTALRTNPSTLGTQLTTLTNQLNNVVSSQAAEGATYNQVQTALTGADTAATQLKVNLSNVSEIDFAQSVIDVTSANTAYQAALQTTATISQRSLLDFLR
- a CDS encoding FlgN protein, producing MTSSDNAQSYSAVSSMLWRERELLDLLLFKLTEERLILTDGATRWLAHANREVETVLGELRGIEVLRAAEVDHLAEGLGLQSAPTLSSIIDGSPEPWQTLLAEHRTALAGLVAEVRAITSENHQLLAAGARSVRETLMSLRAEAGTYDARGEAVTRARGPLIVDEQA